CAACCTTGCCGTTAACAAACGTAAAAGAAGATGATGTTCGCTACTTGTCAGATTACTGGAATATAAATGAATAATAAAAGAATTTATTTGTCATTATCTCAACAAAGCGGTTTTGAACAAGAATTTGTTCAGAAAGCTTTAGATACAAATTGGATAACTTCTGGAGGGCCAAATGTTGATGATTTTGAAATTAAACTTGAAAATTATTTTAATAAAGGAGCATTTGTAACGGCATTAAATTCTGGAACATCGGCTATCCATTTAGCATTGATTTTATTAGGAATAAAAGCCGGTGATGAGGTAATCTGTCAAAGTATGACATTTTCGGCATCCGCAAATCCTGTTTTGTATCAAGGGGCAGTGCCAGTTTTTGTTGACAGTGAATCTGATACATGGAATATTTGTCCTGAGAATCTCGAAATAGCAATAAAAGATAGAATAAAAAAAGGAAAAAAACCAAAAGCGATTATCGCTGTACATTTATATGGTATCCCCTATAAAGTTGATGAAGTTCATGCTGTTGCAGATAGATATGATATACCAGTCATTGAAGATAGTGCAGAAGCTTTAGGAAGTACATATAAAGGTAAAAAATGTGGAAGCTTTGGAAGCTTTGGGATTCTTTCCTTCAATGGGAATAAAATTATTACAACTTCAAGCGGAGGAGCATTAATTTCAAATTCTAAAAAAACAAAAGAGAGAGCTATTTTTTATTCTAATCAATCAAAAGATATTGCAGTTCATTATCAACATAGTGAAATTGGATATAATTATAGAATGAGTAATATTTGTGCTGGTATTGGTTTAGGGCAAATAAAAATGTTAGATAAGAATATTGAAGCACGAAGAGAAAATCATTTTTTTTATAGAGAGATTTTTAATGAGATCGAAGATGTAGAACTTTCGGAAATATCAGATGAAACTTCTTTTTCCAATTTCTGGTTAAATACTATTTTAGTAAAACAGAATAAAAACAAAGATAGAGAAAGGTTAAGATTGACTCTCGAAAAGGCGAACATTGAAAGCCGCCCTTTATGGAAACCGATGCATTTGCAGCCAATTTTCATGAAATATCCTTATTATGGAAATAAAGTTGCAGAAGAATTATTTGATAAAGGATTATGTTTGCCTTCGTCATCAAATTTAACAACAGAAGATAAAAATAGAATTAAAGAAGTTATAACAAATTTCTTTAGATAAAATATAAAATTAAAACATGAAGATCGAAGAAACATTTATAAAAGATTTAGTAATAGTAGAACCTACAGTTTTTGGAGATGAAAGAGGTTATTTTTTTGAATCTTATAGTAAAACTAAATTTGAAGATTTAAGAATTAATATTGATTTTGTGCAGGATAATCAGTCCTTTTCGAAAAAAGGAACATTAAGAGGTTTGCATTATCAGAACCCTCCTTTTGCTCAAACAAAATTGGTTCGTGTTTTAGAAGGAGAGATTATTGATGTTGCCGTAGATTTAAGAAAAGATTCGCCAACTTATGGAAAAGCTTTTAGTGTTTTATTAACTGCTGAGAATAAAAGGCAATTGTTAGTACCACAAGGTTTTGCGCATGGTTTTTCAGTTATTAGTGAGACAGCTTCAGTAATGTATAAATGTGATCAGTTTTATAATAAAGCTTCTGAAGGGGGAATTAAATATGATGATCCATCTTTAAATATAGATTGGGGAATGAATTTAGATGAAGCAATAGTTTCCGAAAAAGATCAGATTCTTCCCTTTATAGATAATTGCAATAGTTTGTTCTAATGAGAAAAATTCTTGTAACCGGAGCAACAGGTCAGTTAGGGTCAGAACTTTTAGTTTTATCCCCTTCTTATTCAATGTATGAATGGGTATTTGCTGATCGAACAAAAGTGACATTAGATGATTTAGAATTACTGCAATCACAATTAAGTGCAATTAAACCAGATGTTATATTTAACTGTGGGGCTTATACTGCTGTTGATAAAGCTGAATCAGAAAAAGAGTTATCATTTAAGGTGAATCATTTAGCAGTAGAATTAATTGCAAAATATGCAGCAGAAAATAATGTCAAATTAATTCATATTTCAACAGATTACGTTTTTGATGGTTCTTCTTCAATTGCTTTAGATGAAAAGGCAGAAACAAATCCTGTAAATGTTTATGGTGAAAGCAAACTGGCAGGTGAAACCGCATGCATAAAAGAAAATCCAGAGACTATTATTATTAGAACTTCTTGGGTTTACAGCAAGTTTGGAAATAATTTTGTGAAAACTATGCAACGATTAATGCAAGAGAGAACTGAAATTAATGTTGTAAATGACCAGATTGGTTCACCAACTTACGCAGCTGATCTGGCTCAGGCAATGATTGATATAATTGAATCTTTAAATTGGATTCCAGGAATTTATAATTATTCAAACGAAGGTGAAATTAGCTGGTACGAATTTGCATTAAGTATTAAAGAATTAGGGGATTATAACTGTAAAGTAGGAGGGATAACTTCTTCATCTTATCCGACACCGGCAAGACGCCCAAATTTTTCACTGTTAGATAAGAAAAAGATAAAAACTGTTTATAATTTAGAAATTCCAAATTATAAAGAAAGTTTAAAAAAAATGTTTGTTTAAAAATCTAAGATTAGAATTTTATAATCAATAAAATAAGAATTATGAAAGGAATTATATTAGCTGGAGGTTCGGGGACAAGATTACATCCATTAACATTAGCGGTAAGTAAACAATTAATGCCAGTTTATGATAAACCAATGATTTATTATCCATTGTCAACTTTAATGATGGCAGGAATAAACGAAATTTTAATAATATCTACTCCTCATGATTTACCTCATT
The sequence above is drawn from the Flavobacterium sp. N2038 genome and encodes:
- a CDS encoding DegT/DnrJ/EryC1/StrS family aminotransferase, with the translated sequence MNNKRIYLSLSQQSGFEQEFVQKALDTNWITSGGPNVDDFEIKLENYFNKGAFVTALNSGTSAIHLALILLGIKAGDEVICQSMTFSASANPVLYQGAVPVFVDSESDTWNICPENLEIAIKDRIKKGKKPKAIIAVHLYGIPYKVDEVHAVADRYDIPVIEDSAEALGSTYKGKKCGSFGSFGILSFNGNKIITTSSGGALISNSKKTKERAIFYSNQSKDIAVHYQHSEIGYNYRMSNICAGIGLGQIKMLDKNIEARRENHFFYREIFNEIEDVELSEISDETSFSNFWLNTILVKQNKNKDRERLRLTLEKANIESRPLWKPMHLQPIFMKYPYYGNKVAEELFDKGLCLPSSSNLTTEDKNRIKEVITNFFR
- the rfbD gene encoding dTDP-4-dehydrorhamnose reductase, with the translated sequence MRKILVTGATGQLGSELLVLSPSYSMYEWVFADRTKVTLDDLELLQSQLSAIKPDVIFNCGAYTAVDKAESEKELSFKVNHLAVELIAKYAAENNVKLIHISTDYVFDGSSSIALDEKAETNPVNVYGESKLAGETACIKENPETIIIRTSWVYSKFGNNFVKTMQRLMQERTEINVVNDQIGSPTYAADLAQAMIDIIESLNWIPGIYNYSNEGEISWYEFALSIKELGDYNCKVGGITSSSYPTPARRPNFSLLDKKKIKTVYNLEIPNYKESLKKMFV
- the rfbC gene encoding dTDP-4-dehydrorhamnose 3,5-epimerase, which gives rise to MKIEETFIKDLVIVEPTVFGDERGYFFESYSKTKFEDLRINIDFVQDNQSFSKKGTLRGLHYQNPPFAQTKLVRVLEGEIIDVAVDLRKDSPTYGKAFSVLLTAENKRQLLVPQGFAHGFSVISETASVMYKCDQFYNKASEGGIKYDDPSLNIDWGMNLDEAIVSEKDQILPFIDNCNSLF